The stretch of DNA GAAATTTTGAACCTAATTTGGTTTTAATGGCAGGTCAAGAGAGTATTGCGCGTGTTCATATCGAACACCGCCCATGACCAGGACTGGCAAAAGGCATTGGATGCAGGCGCAGGAAGTGTTGTCGGTGGTGATTACAGCACAGGCCCTCGAGAAAACCCGGGGCAGGATGCGATTATGGCCGATGGTGGTGTAACGAAAAGCAACGAGCCCGATCTCAATACGGGAAAAGGTATTGCTGGATGGATTTTAAAGGTCGAAGGGCGCCTATTGGATGTAAGTGGTGGTTTgaggtttttttttcgaaTTTTGATGCTAATGAACAGCCGTACAGTCTGGAAACGTTAGACTCGATAAAACCAAGAGAAAATTTACGACTTTCCTCAAAAGCGCTATCATCGAGTTTGACAATCGCGATGCGCCCACTTTCCCGGAAGGTAACATTGTAGAATGGCATGCCACAAGCCACCAAGGCCCGCCGCTCGATGGATTCGAGATCCTTCGCAGAGGGGATGTCAATATACCTTGCCGTATTTCTTTGCATATTGCGCACTACCCTGAGCGTTATAAGGTTCTTGAACCTCTCGCGGGACTTATCGGCTTGAGGGAAAGTACAAGATCTGAAATAATGAGTGGCCTATGGAAATTGGTTAAGACTACCGGTGCgcaggacaaggaggatgggacAATCATCAAAGCTGTCGGAGGCCTACAAAAGGTGGGTCATTTCCAAGATCTATTGTTGACAAAACGCTGACTTATTGGCAGCTTCTCCCgcaagggcaagaaacCGTTCCATTTCATGAACTACCCGAAATCGCAACGCGTTATCTTGCTCATCCTGACCCTGTTGTTATACCCTACACCATAGAGTACGTTTTGATTTCTTTCCGCTTTGGATTCGCTAACATCCGGATTAGCGTCTCAAAAGATTATACATTCCACAACAAATGCTTTGACATCCCCATTGAAATTGAAGACCCGCTCAAGAGCAAAATGGCGTCAATGATTGGAAGCTTTGAGGGTCCAGAGGGTCAAGAGATTGTTAAGCTCGAAGACAAGGTTGCTGAGTTGGCCTTCTTTGCTAAGGAATTAAAACAAAAGAAGGATTTCCTCGAATCGTTCGCGTATGTTACTGCTCATCTGAGCCATTTGACAGACTGACTAACCGTTACCAACAACAGCGCTAATCCTCAAGCCTTTATCAACAACTGGCTTGCTGCGCAAGCCCGCGATCTTGATCAGATGCTCGGCTATCAAATCGGGCAAGCGGTCGTTAATGGCGGCTCTGTTCGCGAAGAAGATTTGCGTCGAAGCGACCTGTTTACCATGCCATGGGTGGATGAAGCGATTACAGTACATGAGTCAGCTAGAATGGAACATGACAGGAGAGCGCAGGCTGCTAGCTACGGAAATATGAGATAGTGTATGAGACGCCATTTGTCAATACCAGAATGCAGCAAATTTCTTCATTATGCTGAGAATGAATGCATAATAAACATGAGTTGATGTCGTTGCTCTTAAACCTTATAACGCCTTCCGCCACGTGAAAAGAAAGTCTTGAGAATCCAAACTTGCAATCTGGCACGTTTATCAGCGGTGTCGCCTTTTTCAAAAAGAGATAAACTGACAAGGACATGGCTACAATGATAATACACTCCAAAATTGTGAACCACAATATTCTGCTCTGTGTCGATAGAACGGTAGAGTAATTTCTGTGATGTCGTGTGTGGAAGTATTTCTGAGTTCTGGTGATGCTGTTCAAGATGCCACTGATTTTGTAAGTGCTCTCTTCGAGGGCAGAGGTGTGTTCCTTGAGAGGTGGTTGCTGACCAGGAAGGATGCGTCGAGGCTCAGATTCTACCATAATGCTATCGGGATGTGAGTCTGGACGCGTTAAGAAGATGGATTAACACGTACTCAAAGTCGAGAAGTTTGTCTTGGGTGTACGCTTCATTTTCAAAGCAGAAAGAGTATTCCCCAAGCTAGAGAGAAATAATCAGCAATTAATAGCTTCGTGAAACTATCATAGGAGCTTACCTTGTTGGCGGTGAAAATGTAGTCaccttgcttctctccttggCCCTCCAAGATCACTCTGTCATCTGGGTCCAACACCACATAGTCAATTTCGAAGTTTCCTCCGGACTGCACGGCGAAGTAGAAGCCTGTTTATTGGGCGGAAATGGATGAAATTACGGTAAGCTCTGGTTTGTCGCAATATCATATGAAGTAAACACGCACCAACTTTCTCTCCCAACCCGTCGACGTCGGCGTAGTAACAAGACCTGTCGTTTGCAGCCAACAtggctgtcaaggctgtCGCGCTGACGTGGGCAGCTGCGAGAAGGCCTATAGCTATGGCAGCAAGTATTGGTGGACGTGATAAAGGCATAGCCAGGGATggggcgaggaagaggcgttCTTATGAAGATGGGATAGTGAATAGTTAATGGTGTAGTGAATAGCGAATAGTGCAAATAGTAGTGACACGTCGTGATACCAAATCGTCAACGTCACGATATTCGAGGTTACATAACCCCCTTTAAATTGCACCCCATTTATGGCACAACTCCCAAGATCGAGTTCGACCAGAATGTTATTGCGTCCACGTTTCACTCTGTTCAGTGTATACACAATCCAGATATCCCAATTTCTCAATGTCCACGTCCTGGGACAACGCACGAAGGCATGCCCGAGCCCTTGAGACAGCCTTGGACTCGAAATTGTCCACTTATTCAAAGCTAGCTGCTTCCATCGCACGCGGCTCCTCTCTGGGCGGAAGCTCTAGTCGTGATGAACTCAgtatggaagaagaaggtatcGGGGGCTACAAGCtcgttgaggaggagattgaagagcttCTTTCAAAGGTGGGACTAACATACTGACTTTGTCCAAGTCACTGACTTGTGAATAGCTTGAACAAGCGATTGAAGACCTCACAAGTCTTATAAATTCCCCGAGCCAACCTCCTTCCACGTCAATGCAACACTCTGCCCAGACTCACAGGGATAACTTGGATGATTACAGGAGGGACTTTGTACGCACCCGGGTGAGACGAGATCAATTCCCAGGTTTGAGCATCTGAATTGATGGAGCAACAGAACAATGTTGAGCAAACCATACGGCGGTCAAACCTTTTAGGGTCTGTTCGCAAGGACATAAGGTACACCTAAGTGCGTGAGATCATCACTCATTGCTTATGTCTCTCTTAGTGATTACAAATCTGGACGGTCTGGCACAACGGACGCTCTCTTGCAAGATCGATCTCGAATAGATTCGAGTCATCGCATGATTGACGACACCTTAAAGTACGTCACGTACCGATTCGTCTCCCTTCTCGAAAGCTGATTTGCGATGCAGTCAAGCCTACGCCACCCGCGAAGACTTTGCCCAACAACGCACCTTCCTTGCCTCTATCGACTCTCGAATGGGCGGTGTTCTCAACCAAATGCCAGGTATTAATTCTCTCATCACAATGATAAGGACAcgtagaagaagagatactGTCATTATGGGATGCGTTATCGGCCTGTGCGTTGTGTTACTTCTTGGTTATATGTTTGGGTTCTAGAAGCTTTGTCATCTGGAATGAGTCTGTAATATGTATTTGATTGATGCTTTTTGCAGCGATCTACAAGAGCCTTGAAAGATGACTAGTGCGACTGCGCACAGATTCGTTACTGTAATCAATTAAATATTACTGCGAAAAAAGCCGACCGTCTCAATTGTTTGTTACTATAGCCCCCTCATACATTGTTGATGAGACTACCAAATGTTGTTACACTTTTCAAAGACATAATAACCCCCATTATTCCCGTTTTACGCGTTTCCAAAGCGATCAGGCAACAGCACAG from Cryptococcus neoformans var. neoformans B-3501A chromosome 7, whole genome shotgun sequence encodes:
- a CDS encoding hypothetical protein (Match to ESTs gb|CF187054.1|CF187054, gb|CF186322.1|CF186322, gb|CF186316.1|CF186316; HMMPfam hit to EMP24_GP25L, emp24/gp25L/p24 family, score: 143.1, E(): 6.1e-40) — encoded protein: MPLSRPPILAAIAIGLLAAAHVSATALTAMLAANDRSCYYADVDGLGEKVGFYFAVQSGGNFEIDYVVLDPDDRVILEGQGEKQGDYIFTANKLGEYSFCFENEAYTQDKLLDFDIMVESEPRRILPGQQPPLKEHTSALEESTYKISGILNSITRTQKYFHTRHHRNYSTVLSTQSRILWFTILECIIIVAMSLLQVWILKTFFSRGGRRYKV
- a CDS encoding hypothetical protein (HMMPfam hit to V-SNARE, Vesicle transport v-SNARE protein, score: 106.3, E(): 7.2e-29), encoding MSTSWDNARRHARALETALDSKLSTYSKLAASIARGSSLGGSSSRDELSMEEEGIGGYKLVEEEIEELLSKLEQAIEDLTSLINSPSQPPSTSMQHSAQTHRDNLDDYRRDFVRTRNNVEQTIRRSNLLGSVRKDISDYKSGRSGTTDALLQDRSRIDSSHRMIDDTLNQAYATREDFAQQRTFLASIDSRMGGVLNQMPGINSLITMIRTRRRRDTVIMGCVIGLCVVLLLGYMFGF